The following are from one region of the Campylobacter concisus genome:
- a CDS encoding helicase gives MKNDTKISGKLLDINTHRQVSKVGMGITLASVCLSALFMKRNKSIKKFHVASGIAFTCFALYHAGLYDNGIFKKMIIKAKNEVKKA, from the coding sequence TTGAAAAACGATACAAAAATAAGTGGCAAACTACTTGATATAAACACTCATAGACAAGTATCAAAAGTCGGTATGGGCATCACTTTAGCCTCAGTTTGCTTAAGCGCCCTTTTTATGAAAAGAAATAAAAGTATTAAGAAATTTCACGTTGCTTCAGGCATTGCATTTACTTGTTTTGCCCTTTATCACGCTGGGCTTTATGACAATGGAATCTTTAAAAAAATGATAATAAAAGCAAAAAATGAGGTAAAAAAGGCATAA
- the modD gene encoding ModD protein codes for MILSDVEILSYINEDIPYFDLTTSLQNIDKNASLEIYSRDEICVSCVDVAASVARLLGCESEIFMQNSQICKAGDVIIKIYGSYENVHKAWKLAQVALEYASAIATYTNKMVNATKYVNEKCEILATRKGFPFAKKFCVKAVLEGGGKMHRLGLSDSILFFKNHIKAYANFDEFASLLPEFKAKMVEKKICVEAENLDEASKLLKANCDVVQCDKFSPELIENVLSLRDEISPNTIILAAGGINLSNAKDYANADAIVTSAMYSKGVADISTRLEIL; via the coding sequence ATGATACTTAGCGACGTAGAAATTCTAAGCTATATAAATGAAGATATACCTTATTTTGATCTTACTACGTCGCTTCAAAATATCGATAAAAATGCCTCACTTGAAATTTATTCACGTGATGAAATTTGTGTTAGCTGCGTTGATGTGGCCGCAAGTGTTGCGAGGCTACTTGGGTGCGAGAGTGAAATTTTTATGCAAAATTCTCAAATTTGCAAGGCTGGCGATGTAATCATAAAAATTTATGGCAGCTATGAAAATGTGCATAAAGCTTGGAAACTAGCTCAAGTCGCACTAGAATATGCCAGTGCCATCGCAACTTATACAAATAAAATGGTAAATGCCACAAAGTACGTCAATGAAAAATGTGAAATTTTAGCAACCAGAAAGGGTTTTCCATTTGCTAAGAAATTTTGCGTAAAAGCGGTACTTGAAGGTGGCGGTAAAATGCATAGGCTTGGGCTTAGTGATAGCATTTTATTTTTTAAAAATCATATAAAAGCTTATGCGAATTTTGATGAGTTTGCATCTCTTTTGCCAGAATTTAAAGCCAAAATGGTTGAGAAAAAAATCTGCGTTGAAGCTGAAAATTTAGACGAAGCAAGCAAGCTTTTAAAAGCAAATTGCGACGTTGTGCAGTGTGATAAATTTAGTCCAGAGCTCATCGAAAATGTACTCTCTTTAAGAGATGAGATTTCGCCAAATACCATTATCCTAGCAGCCGGTGGTATAAATTTATCAAATGCAAAAGATTACGCAAATGCCGATGCGATAGTAACATCAGCGATGTATTCAAAAGGCGTTGCTGATATCAGCACCAGACTTGAGATTTTATAA
- a CDS encoding BCCT family transporter — MIKFQRSKFNNSVFIPSLIVIVLITAFAAIFPNFSNEFFKGMQDYISAKFGWFYILAVAVILLSVIILGFSKLGEIKLGADHVKPEHKNISWFSMLFAAGMGIGLVFFGVAEPLMHYLNPPVGDPQSVAAAKLAMNITFFHWGMGAWSVYAIVALTLAFFSYRHGLPLTLRSAFYPIIGDKIYGKIGNAIDTFAVVATLFGVATSLGYGVLQVNAGLTHVFGLPTMHITLLIVLCLAATVSAASGVDKGIKILSNANIALAICFMFLILFLGDTTQLLKSFVQNSGDYVSTLISNTFNLYAYERQNESWLGGWTLLYWSWWLSWSPFVGLFIAKISKGRTIREFVIGVLLVPTGFTFAWMSFFGNSAIALVQGGFSQLATTVNSDSASALFMFLEKFSFSGVLSVIAVFMIVIFFVTSADSAAIVMNMLCSNGKDDTPVWQKVFWGVAVGIVAAFLMLAGGLASLQALTITTALPFAIVLLGAIYGLFKALRVDLTKKETNNFSNMPLSDLSKPWQERLSAIITLPGKKDGKRFLNEVVLKAFNELKEEFAKNGLEAKVINGKNFVNLNVGLGDEMDFRYGVYLTKSQSPDYTRELDGDDLYYRAEVYLKEGGQDYDVLGWSEATLINDVIEQYRKHMQFLHVVRE; from the coding sequence ATGATCAAATTTCAAAGATCAAAATTTAATAATTCAGTATTTATCCCATCGCTTATTGTCATAGTTTTAATAACAGCGTTTGCAGCGATATTTCCAAATTTCTCAAATGAATTTTTTAAGGGTATGCAAGATTACATCTCGGCAAAATTTGGCTGGTTTTACATCCTAGCCGTAGCCGTCATACTTCTTAGCGTCATCATCCTTGGCTTTAGCAAGCTTGGCGAGATCAAACTAGGAGCCGATCACGTAAAGCCAGAGCATAAAAATATCTCGTGGTTTTCTATGCTTTTTGCCGCTGGTATGGGCATAGGTCTAGTATTTTTTGGTGTGGCTGAGCCGCTTATGCACTATCTAAACCCACCAGTTGGTGACCCGCAAAGCGTCGCTGCAGCAAAGCTTGCGATGAATATCACTTTCTTTCATTGGGGCATGGGGGCATGGTCAGTTTATGCTATCGTGGCGCTAACACTTGCTTTTTTCTCGTATAGGCACGGCTTGCCACTCACGCTTAGATCGGCGTTTTATCCGATAATTGGCGATAAAATTTATGGCAAGATAGGCAATGCTATTGACACATTTGCCGTCGTGGCGACCCTTTTTGGCGTGGCGACATCGCTGGGATACGGCGTACTTCAGGTAAATGCTGGCCTTACGCACGTTTTTGGTCTGCCGACCATGCATATCACGCTTCTTATCGTGCTTTGTCTGGCTGCGACCGTCTCAGCGGCAAGTGGCGTGGATAAGGGCATTAAGATCTTATCAAACGCAAACATCGCGCTAGCTATATGTTTTATGTTTTTGATACTGTTTTTGGGCGATACGACGCAGCTTTTAAAGTCATTTGTGCAAAACAGCGGTGACTACGTCTCTACGCTCATTTCAAACACATTTAATCTCTACGCCTACGAGAGGCAAAACGAGAGCTGGCTTGGCGGCTGGACGCTGCTATACTGGTCTTGGTGGCTATCTTGGTCGCCGTTTGTGGGGCTATTTATCGCTAAAATTTCAAAAGGCAGGACGATAAGAGAATTTGTCATAGGCGTGCTTTTAGTGCCAACTGGCTTTACTTTTGCTTGGATGAGCTTCTTTGGCAACTCAGCTATCGCGCTTGTGCAAGGCGGCTTTAGCCAGCTAGCAACCACCGTAAATTCTGACTCAGCCTCAGCACTATTTATGTTTTTAGAAAAATTTAGCTTCTCAGGTGTGCTAAGCGTGATCGCAGTCTTTATGATCGTCATATTTTTTGTAACTTCTGCTGACTCTGCAGCGATCGTTATGAACATGCTTTGTTCAAACGGCAAAGACGATACACCAGTTTGGCAAAAGGTCTTTTGGGGCGTTGCAGTGGGCATCGTGGCGGCATTTTTGATGCTAGCTGGCGGACTTGCCTCACTTCAAGCGCTTACTATCACCACAGCACTGCCATTTGCGATCGTGCTACTTGGCGCTATTTACGGGCTATTTAAGGCTTTGCGCGTGGATCTAACCAAAAAAGAGACAAATAACTTTAGTAATATGCCTCTTAGCGATCTTTCAAAGCCATGGCAAGAGCGCCTAAGTGCGATCATCACGCTTCCAGGCAAGAAAGATGGCAAGAGATTTTTAAACGAAGTCGTGCTAAAAGCATTTAATGAGCTAAAAGAGGAATTTGCTAAAAACGGCCTTGAAGCAAAGGTCATAAATGGCAAAAATTTTGTAAATTTAAACGTTGGTCTTGGCGATGAGATGGATTTTAGATATGGCGTTTATCTTACTAAAAGCCAGAGCCCAGACTACACCAGAGAGCTTGACGGCGATGATCTTTACTATAGAGCTGAGGTCTATCTAAAAGAGGGCGGTCAAGACTACGACGTGCTTGGCTGGAGCGAAGCCACGCTGATAAATGACGTCATCGAGCAATACCGCAAACACATGCAGTTTTTACACGTCGTTAGAGAGTAA
- a CDS encoding DKNYY domain-containing protein, translated as MRKITIRFVYFLVILTLFFVLAMLYLWHEGEYQRGFANIDNSEFYRSPEGKIYVQISGSGKYELKGAHKASFRVLKLKHAYDYSNVAADKNHVYCAREILPGLDPNSTKVLGNGYISDGKISYYCATRSEKEPGFSEFGAIMKNLVHVFIKSYDDSPYFYRTKRVESANLEPIFDAGFARDGSTLYYKGEKIDADPSELRYITTESGAASGYYTDGKSLFMGFYRLDASYSDETRRICYDAKHDIEYLFEPKSGAAFANEYKFSTQNMPYSAIYSVDNVHSFWPLFASKDGIYFWDGSKNEQTKISDYQLKGELKRLYADVFVDDSSAYFLQQGEEWQRSKHGRHLVAQTVSLYKFSPSSSWREIGLVKDGEYGAVYANGNKVYFFSSIKPFYGIKHSVYEVADLSVIEILTRPSKELSAKDISQMIKRGELVEASGEEVARSRIEFDSPKIILYITFGIAFFVIVLTTLAKPKRDKRDLR; from the coding sequence ATGAGAAAAATTACTATTAGGTTTGTTTATTTTTTAGTTATCTTGACGCTATTTTTTGTTTTGGCGATGCTTTATCTATGGCATGAGGGCGAGTATCAAAGAGGCTTTGCAAACATTGATAATAGCGAGTTTTACCGCTCGCCCGAGGGTAAAATTTACGTTCAAATTTCAGGTAGCGGCAAGTATGAGCTAAAAGGCGCTCATAAGGCTAGTTTTAGGGTCTTAAAGCTAAAACACGCGTATGATTACTCAAACGTGGCGGCTGATAAAAATCATGTCTATTGCGCTAGAGAAATTTTGCCTGGTCTTGATCCAAACAGCACCAAAGTGCTTGGCAATGGCTATATAAGTGATGGCAAGATAAGCTATTATTGCGCTACTAGAAGCGAGAAAGAGCCAGGATTTAGCGAATTTGGCGCCATTATGAAAAACCTTGTTCACGTTTTTATAAAAAGCTACGATGATAGCCCATATTTTTATAGGACAAAAAGGGTTGAAAGCGCAAATTTAGAGCCTATCTTTGACGCTGGTTTTGCAAGAGACGGCAGCACGCTTTACTACAAGGGCGAAAAGATAGACGCAGATCCTAGCGAGCTAAGATACATTACTACAGAAAGCGGCGCTGCTAGTGGATATTATACAGATGGCAAAAGCTTGTTTATGGGCTTTTATAGGCTTGATGCAAGCTACTCAGATGAGACGCGCCGGATATGCTACGATGCTAAGCATGATATAGAATATCTTTTTGAGCCAAAAAGTGGGGCGGCGTTTGCAAATGAGTATAAATTTAGTACCCAAAATATGCCTTATAGCGCCATTTATAGCGTGGATAATGTGCACTCGTTTTGGCCTCTTTTTGCCAGCAAAGATGGGATTTACTTTTGGGATGGCAGTAAAAACGAACAAACTAAAATTTCAGACTACCAGCTAAAAGGCGAGCTAAAAAGGCTCTATGCTGACGTTTTTGTAGATGATAGCTCAGCATATTTTTTACAGCAAGGCGAAGAGTGGCAGCGCTCAAAGCATGGCAGGCACTTAGTGGCACAAACGGTCTCTTTATATAAATTTTCCCCAAGCAGCTCTTGGCGTGAGATAGGGTTGGTAAAAGATGGCGAGTATGGCGCAGTCTATGCAAACGGCAACAAAGTCTATTTTTTTAGCAGTATAAAGCCATTTTATGGCATTAAGCATAGCGTTTATGAGGTGGCTGATCTTAGTGTAATTGAAATTTTAACAAGGCCGTCTAAAGAGCTTAGCGCAAAAGATATCAGCCAGATGATAAAGCGCGGCGAGCTAGTGGAGGCAAGCGGCGAAGAGGTCGCAAGGTCGAGGATAGAGTTTGACTCGCCAAAGATCATCTTGTATATTACATTTGGCATCGCTTTTTTCGTCATAGTGCTAACAACTCTTGCAAAACCAAAGAGAGATAAAAGAGACTTGAGATAA
- a CDS encoding DKNYY domain-containing protein — translation MIKKYPIIVIVLLFAFILLGIYIFMFISAGYIDEDREKFKDIRGSVFYTTEDDKVYAMVPSGGKFELIGVRASKFRYIDTGKYDNRNVGASDEAVYCGNLVMSGLDPNGVRALGNGYFGDGKITYFCDSVSETNLEISALKEFWDIVSHKMFNTPKAQTHIYKFRQVDNANLAAILGFGYASDGVKVYHEGKELEGANASKMRYIEQISGRKSVHFTTDGENVYYDSTKLGIKFSPQIRDIGEIWRIHYLYEPNSGMVYANDHEFDPKFAPYEPLFNLEDKHSYHALFRGKGGIYHWERKWQWYNSIDEGEFVRDGDDPFKGEITPLYGDVVISDGKTYFLKTYEIWHNTKNNHSLSSRHTCIVRLDTKEQWRKIGFVRNDSYGAVYANGDKTYYFDNVGYGWHFNSSVYDINDLGVVEILTRPYGSNVKNLKLDEIVKMVDQGAMVPAEGEVVIDAISDFDDYSQKYAYWIFLAIAFIVSVVGAIFKNKKQKSELKKRVDDYR, via the coding sequence ATGATAAAAAAATACCCAATAATTGTCATAGTGCTACTTTTTGCTTTTATCTTGCTTGGTATTTATATATTTATGTTTATTTCCGCTGGCTATATAGATGAAGATAGAGAAAAATTTAAAGATATAAGAGGCAGTGTGTTTTATACCACCGAAGATGACAAGGTCTATGCCATGGTACCAAGCGGCGGTAAATTTGAGCTAATAGGCGTGAGGGCCAGTAAATTTAGATACATTGACACCGGCAAATACGACAACAGAAACGTTGGCGCTAGCGATGAGGCTGTATATTGCGGTAACCTCGTGATGAGTGGGCTTGATCCAAATGGCGTTAGAGCGCTTGGCAATGGCTATTTTGGTGACGGCAAGATTACATACTTTTGCGATAGCGTAAGCGAGACAAACCTCGAAATATCCGCACTTAAAGAGTTTTGGGACATTGTCTCGCACAAAATGTTTAACACCCCAAAAGCGCAAACCCATATCTATAAATTTAGGCAGGTTGATAACGCAAATTTAGCAGCGATCTTGGGCTTTGGCTACGCAAGTGACGGAGTAAAGGTCTATCATGAGGGCAAAGAACTAGAGGGCGCAAATGCCAGTAAGATGCGTTATATAGAGCAGATATCTGGCAGAAAGAGCGTGCATTTTACGACTGATGGGGAAAATGTCTATTATGACAGCACAAAGCTAGGGATCAAATTTAGCCCGCAAATACGTGATATCGGCGAGATATGGCGCATTCACTATCTTTATGAGCCAAATTCTGGCATGGTCTATGCAAATGATCATGAATTTGACCCAAAATTTGCCCCATACGAGCCACTTTTTAACCTAGAAGATAAGCACTCCTATCACGCTCTTTTTCGCGGCAAAGGCGGGATCTATCACTGGGAGCGAAAGTGGCAGTGGTATAACAGCATAGATGAGGGTGAGTTTGTAAGAGACGGCGATGATCCATTTAAGGGCGAGATAACGCCGCTATATGGCGACGTGGTGATAAGTGATGGCAAGACATATTTTTTAAAAACCTATGAAATTTGGCACAACACAAAAAATAACCACAGCCTAAGCTCACGCCACACGTGTATCGTTAGGCTTGATACAAAAGAGCAGTGGCGAAAGATAGGGTTTGTAAGAAACGATAGCTACGGAGCGGTCTATGCAAACGGCGATAAGACATATTATTTTGATAACGTCGGCTACGGCTGGCATTTTAACAGCAGCGTTTATGATATAAACGACCTTGGTGTGGTTGAAATTCTCACTCGTCCTTATGGCTCAAATGTTAAGAATTTAAAACTTGATGAGATAGTAAAAATGGTAGATCAAGGCGCTATGGTGCCAGCTGAGGGCGAGGTGGTGATCGATGCGATAAGCGACTTTGATGATTACTCGCAAAAATATGCTTACTGGATATTTTTAGCCATCGCATTTATAGTCTCGGTAGTTGGCGCTATTTTTAAAAACAAAAAGCAAAAAAGCGAGCTTAAAAAAAGGGTGGATGATTATAGATAA
- the abc-f gene encoding ribosomal protection-like ABC-F family protein, producing MALIDLIGVSKKFGANEILNAVNFSVNENEKIAIIGKNGSGKSTLMKIISGEVAVDSGRRIVQSLISIEMLAQTPNFNATFTVRQALNNELKEIFDAISEYEKSGVLLANDPENKEILKEQERLLKFIEAKDGWNIEHKIERILQEFKLKEYENRPICSLSGGEIRRVALGALILKKPDVLLLDEPTNHLDVYMVKFLEDMLKVSNQSIVFISHDRYFIDSLATRCVEVEDASLKNFEGGYANYLTKKEEILASLAKSHETLLKQLKAEEEWLRRGVKARLKRNEGRKERVLAMREEAKKNPGVIRRVRLELERASKNFNQTQSQNRKKMLFEFKNLSKSIDGKVLFEKFDARVLQGERIAIVGRNGSGKSTLLKILLGLEKPSSGEIKRGEVSIGYFDQARNVLDDDKSLIETFCPNGGDHVLVRGRNMHVYGYLKNFLFPKEFLDKKIGVLSGGEKNRVALAMLFTKTYDVLVLDEPTNDLDIATINILEDYLQSFEGAILLVSHDRYFVDKMANKLWAFEGTKINVLHEEYSVYLELEDEMKELDKFEKELTNSQNEAKQKSKTGAKLSYKQTQILNTYPDKVSALEARVAELNEGLSDPKIYQEVGLTKLYEELEKAKAELECLENEYFEVLEIAEALE from the coding sequence ATGGCATTAATCGACCTGATAGGCGTAAGTAAAAAATTTGGCGCAAACGAGATTTTAAACGCTGTAAATTTTAGTGTAAATGAAAATGAGAAAATAGCGATCATCGGTAAAAATGGCAGCGGTAAAAGCACACTTATGAAGATCATCTCTGGCGAGGTGGCAGTAGATAGTGGTAGACGCATAGTGCAGAGCTTAATAAGCATCGAGATGTTAGCTCAAACTCCAAATTTTAACGCAACTTTTACCGTAAGGCAGGCACTAAATAACGAGCTAAAAGAGATATTTGATGCGATAAGCGAATATGAAAAGAGCGGTGTTTTACTAGCAAATGATCCTGAAAACAAAGAAATTTTAAAAGAGCAAGAGAGGCTTTTAAAATTTATAGAGGCAAAGGACGGCTGGAATATCGAGCATAAGATCGAGCGAATTTTGCAAGAATTTAAGCTAAAAGAGTATGAAAACAGACCCATTTGCTCGCTAAGTGGCGGCGAGATCAGGCGTGTGGCACTAGGCGCGCTCATCCTTAAAAAGCCAGATGTACTGTTGCTTGATGAGCCTACAAACCACCTTGATGTCTATATGGTCAAATTTCTTGAAGATATGCTTAAGGTCTCAAATCAAAGCATAGTTTTTATAAGCCACGATAGATACTTTATAGACTCGCTCGCTACTAGGTGCGTTGAGGTCGAGGATGCAAGCTTAAAAAATTTCGAGGGCGGATATGCAAACTATCTAACCAAAAAAGAGGAGATTTTAGCAAGCCTTGCAAAGTCGCATGAGACGCTACTAAAGCAGCTAAAGGCCGAAGAGGAGTGGCTAAGGCGTGGCGTAAAAGCTAGGCTAAAGCGAAACGAGGGTAGAAAAGAGCGGGTGCTTGCTATGCGCGAGGAGGCCAAGAAAAACCCAGGCGTGATAAGGCGCGTGAGGCTTGAGCTAGAGCGTGCGAGTAAAAATTTCAACCAAACGCAGAGCCAAAACCGCAAAAAAATGCTCTTTGAGTTTAAAAATTTAAGTAAAAGTATAGACGGCAAGGTGCTTTTTGAAAAATTTGACGCAAGGGTTTTGCAAGGCGAGAGGATCGCCATTGTGGGGCGTAACGGTAGTGGAAAGAGCACGCTGCTTAAAATTTTGCTAGGGCTTGAAAAGCCAAGTAGCGGAGAGATAAAAAGAGGTGAGGTGAGCATCGGCTATTTTGATCAAGCTAGAAATGTCCTTGATGATGACAAGAGCCTAATAGAGACATTTTGCCCAAATGGCGGCGATCACGTGCTGGTTCGTGGGCGAAATATGCACGTCTATGGCTATCTTAAAAATTTCCTCTTTCCAAAGGAATTTTTAGATAAAAAGATAGGCGTTTTAAGTGGCGGAGAGAAAAACCGCGTCGCGCTTGCAATGCTTTTTACCAAAACTTACGACGTGCTGGTGCTTGACGAGCCGACAAACGACCTTGATATAGCAACTATCAACATCTTAGAAGACTACTTGCAAAGCTTTGAGGGGGCTATCTTGCTAGTTAGCCACGATAGATATTTTGTCGATAAGATGGCAAATAAGCTTTGGGCGTTTGAGGGCACAAAGATAAATGTCTTGCACGAGGAGTATAGCGTCTATTTGGAGCTTGAAGATGAGATGAAAGAGCTTGATAAATTTGAAAAAGAGCTAACAAACAGCCAAAATGAAGCCAAACAAAAGAGTAAAACCGGCGCAAAACTAAGCTACAAACAAACGCAAATTTTAAACACATATCCAGATAAAGTTTCAGCCCTTGAAGCAAGAGTAGCCGAGCTAAATGAGGGACTAAGTGATCCAAAAATTTATCAAGAAGTGGGGCTAACTAAGCTTTATGAAGAGCTTGAAAAGGCAAAAGCTGAGCTTGAATGCCTAGAAAATGAGTACTTTGAAGTGCTTGAGATCGCCGAGGCACTGGAGTAG
- a CDS encoding MATE family efflux transporter, which yields MNLSMRKLVVPIFLDMFLHFITLIINTYMVTKVSVHLVGAMGAGNQVMDLFMTIFNFLSIGCSVVVAQALGAKKNDLASNVIHASITSNTLFGIFSAIVIYVFGYNILNLLNVPKELINDSFSYLHILGFALLFDGIGMVLAAVLRVYNLATAVMLTSVLMNVITILGNAISLFGWFDLPNLGLQGVAISTLVGRLVGIFVLAYMLSQKAKVKIYFKKLLVVPFEILKKILSIGLPSAGENLLWMAQYMVAFGFVASMGEASLSVQTIYFQITLLILLCGASISVANEVIVGHLVGASEFNEAYTRTFRALRLGVFITLVVVLIAYALKYQIMDALNLNENLRAIMLPLFTLSIFLEAGRTFNIVIVNALRASGDAKFPLATGLIFMWGLSLPLGYFLGIYLGWGIIGVWIGFCADEWLRGLANTWRWRSKKWQEKRLV from the coding sequence ATGAACTTATCTATGAGAAAACTCGTAGTTCCGATATTTTTAGATATGTTTTTACACTTCATTACACTCATCATCAACACCTACATGGTGACAAAAGTGAGCGTGCATCTAGTTGGTGCAATGGGTGCTGGCAATCAAGTAATGGATCTTTTTATGACCATTTTTAACTTCCTAAGCATTGGCTGTTCAGTCGTCGTCGCCCAAGCACTTGGAGCTAAAAAGAACGATCTTGCTTCAAACGTCATACACGCAAGTATCACGTCAAATACGCTCTTTGGCATCTTCTCAGCTATCGTCATCTACGTCTTTGGCTACAACATCTTAAATTTACTAAACGTGCCAAAAGAGCTTATAAATGATAGCTTCTCATATCTTCACATCCTTGGCTTTGCCCTACTTTTTGATGGCATCGGCATGGTGCTAGCTGCAGTACTTCGTGTTTATAACCTAGCAACTGCTGTTATGCTAACTTCGGTTTTAATGAACGTAATTACGATTTTAGGCAACGCTATCTCCCTTTTTGGCTGGTTTGATCTGCCAAATTTAGGTCTGCAAGGTGTAGCTATTTCGACACTTGTTGGCAGACTGGTAGGCATTTTTGTGCTAGCTTATATGCTAAGTCAAAAGGCAAAAGTTAAAATTTACTTTAAAAAGCTACTTGTCGTGCCATTTGAAATTTTAAAGAAAATTCTCTCAATTGGCCTTCCAAGTGCAGGCGAAAATTTACTCTGGATGGCGCAATACATGGTCGCTTTTGGCTTTGTGGCAAGCATGGGCGAGGCTAGCCTTAGCGTGCAGACCATTTACTTTCAGATCACGCTTCTTATCTTGCTTTGTGGAGCAAGCATCAGCGTGGCAAACGAGGTCATCGTTGGGCATTTAGTTGGAGCAAGCGAGTTTAATGAGGCCTATACAAGGACATTTAGAGCGCTAAGACTTGGAGTTTTTATCACGCTAGTAGTCGTGCTTATAGCTTATGCACTAAAGTATCAAATCATGGACGCACTAAATTTAAATGAAAATTTACGTGCGATCATGCTACCACTTTTTACACTTTCGATATTTCTTGAAGCGGGCAGAACCTTTAATATAGTCATCGTAAATGCCCTTCGTGCAAGCGGTGACGCGAAATTTCCACTAGCAACCGGGCTTATCTTTATGTGGGGGCTTTCACTGCCACTTGGATATTTTTTAGGCATCTATCTTGGCTGGGGAATTATCGGCGTTTGGATAGGGTTTTGTGCTGATGAATGGTTAAGAGGCCTTGCAAATACGTGGCGCTGGAGAAGTAAAAAATGGCAAGAAAAACGCCTAGTTTAA
- a CDS encoding M48 family metallopeptidase: MARKTPSLKQKSINLDFYGLNVLINFKTNVKSMRLRVGKDAKITLSMPFYSTHKMALSFLEMHRIWLENTYKKALLNLPKDDEMKFLGQIYKIKFDENFKEPFFDGEFVFTPNLKSLECFKKTRAKELFLELVSHFQPFINKPIKRIVIRNSKTRWGSCNHKKGYINLSLRLIEKPLSAVRYVVLHELTHLLYPHHQKSFYDFIEKIMPDYRKQEQILKA; the protein is encoded by the coding sequence ATGGCAAGAAAAACGCCTAGTTTAAAGCAAAAGAGCATAAATTTAGACTTTTATGGGCTAAACGTTTTAATAAATTTTAAAACAAATGTAAAATCCATGCGTTTAAGAGTTGGCAAGGATGCTAAGATCACGCTATCTATGCCATTTTACAGCACACACAAGATGGCTCTTAGTTTTCTTGAGATGCACAGAATTTGGCTTGAAAATACTTATAAAAAAGCTCTTTTGAATTTACCAAAAGATGATGAGATGAAATTTCTTGGGCAAATTTATAAGATAAAATTTGATGAAAATTTTAAAGAGCCATTTTTTGATGGCGAGTTTGTCTTTACGCCAAATTTAAAAAGTCTTGAGTGTTTCAAAAAAACAAGAGCAAAAGAGCTATTTTTAGAGCTTGTAAGCCATTTTCAGCCTTTTATAAATAAGCCAATCAAGCGTATAGTCATACGAAATAGCAAAACTCGCTGGGGCAGCTGCAATCATAAAAAAGGCTATATAAACCTAAGCCTAAGACTCATAGAAAAGCCACTCTCAGCCGTGCGCTACGTCGTTCTTCACGAACTAACACACCTACTCTATCCGCATCATCAAAAAAGTTTTTACGATTTTATAGAAAAAATCATGCCTGATTATAGAAAGCAAGAGCAAATTTTAAAAGCGTAA
- a CDS encoding tetratricopeptide repeat protein, which produces MKKMILVSLLAACAFAGDFEDGLKAYAGSNFKEALAKFEAGCLANDVKSCVKVGAIYQLGKTALPNPSKALEYYNKACEAGEVEGCSAAGGLYLNTEPQKARELFNKACDKNDGYSCEMVGSILIEAKEFKKAYEFLVKGCELGDKMSCEFAGDLRRSKQL; this is translated from the coding sequence ATGAAAAAAATGATTCTTGTTTCGCTTTTAGCTGCTTGTGCTTTCGCAGGCGATTTTGAAGATGGCTTAAAAGCCTATGCTGGTTCAAATTTTAAAGAAGCTTTGGCTAAATTTGAAGCAGGATGTTTAGCAAATGATGTAAAATCTTGCGTAAAAGTTGGAGCGATTTACCAACTAGGAAAAACAGCTCTACCTAATCCAAGCAAGGCCTTAGAGTACTATAACAAAGCTTGCGAAGCTGGTGAGGTTGAAGGTTGTTCGGCAGCTGGTGGACTTTATCTAAATACTGAGCCACAAAAAGCAAGAGAACTTTTTAATAAAGCTTGTGATAAGAATGATGGATATTCTTGCGAGATGGTAGGTTCTATCTTGATAGAAGCTAAAGAATTTAAAAAAGCTTATGAATTTTTAGTAAAAGGCTGCGAATTAGGCGATAAGATGTCTTGCGAATTTGCAGGCGATCTAAGACGCTCAAAACAACTATAA